DNA sequence from the Clostridia bacterium genome:
ATAGAGGGCTACTATAAAAAGAAAAATAAGGAAATTGCCAGCGGATTGGATATATTTGATTTAGATAAGAATTTTATTGTTTCAAAGGAACAATTAGATGAGATATGGTTTGTGTTTGGGTTTATAACCAATTTTATTAATAATAAGAATTTGAGAGAAGGAAGCATCGACAAATTTTCTAATTGGGTTAATGCAGCTTCTATGGCGTATCCTTTTGATGCAGGAATGACAGTGTTTCTTTATGTAGCAAACATGCTTGAAGGAGATATTGAAAGAGCGAACGGATATTATCAAAGGACGGTTAAAATACTTGATTATTCAGAATACTGGAGAAAAAGGTTCGAGCAATTCAACCTTGATGTATTAGTAAATAGGAAGGATTTGGATAGAAATTCTATAAAAAACTGCTTAGTTTCAATTATGCATAAGGTTGAAAATATAATTGGCGTATCATTAAATTAATTACTAATTGAGGGTTTAGAATGAGGATTTTAGTTATTGGGGCATCCAGCTTTATCGGAAGAGAAGTCTATTTTTATGCTAAACAACAAGGCCATTGTGTGCTAGGAACAAGATATAGCTCTAAAGATGATGAGCTTTTATACTTTGATTTATTTACGCATGATATTGAGGATGTTATTCCGGATTGGTTTGTTTCAGTGAAGGAATCTTTATATTGTATTATTTGTTCTGCCATACCTAAGATAGATAAATGTAAAATGAATTTAGAGTTAAGTGAAATGCTTAATGTTACAAAGACAATTAAAACTGTAGATAGCTTGTCTAGGATGGGATTTAAAGTTGTATTCCTTTCATCAGAGGCTGTATTTGATGGGGAAAAAGGCTACTATAATGAGAATGATAGAGTTAATCCCGTTAATGAATATGGGAAACAGAAAGTTAAGGTAGAAACCCATATACTCTCATTTTATCCGAAACATCTTATTTTCCGGTTAAGTATGGTAGTATCATCGAAAGTGGCTAAAGGGCACTTATTCTATGACTGGTATAACAATATTGAAAAAAAACTTCCGATAAAATGTATAAGGGGACAGATATTCTCTCCTACAGATGTCGAAGACGTTGCGAAGGGGATACTTATAGCATTGGAGAAGGATTTAGAGGGAGTGTATCATCTAAGCAATCCGGAATTTTTCCTGAGAGATGAACTTGCGAGGCTTTTTATTCTACAATCCAGATTAAATGTAATGATTGATGTATTAGACATGGAGAAATTTAAGTTTTTTGATAAAAGGACTCTAAAAACTTATCTTGATGGCAGCAAATTTACTAATCGGACAGGTTTTTGTTTTAACTCTATAAGTAATATTATGCATAACTTTTGGAGCAATACAACAGGAAAAAAGCTTATTAAGGAGGATTGACGTGGTAGATAGCTATTTAGAACTGAACTTAATTTTTGAGGAACTAAAGGTATTAAGCGTTTCAGAGCTAATATCAATAGATTCAGGTAAAATAAATAGGATTATCAGAAAGTATGCCAATAAAATTTATATAGTTCCAATGGTAACCTATAGGATAGGGCATCTGGCGCTCAATACAGAGGATTTTCTGAGATACCACTATCACCATCTTGAAGAATACAAAGCACGGAAAGAGCTTGTAGTACTTGTTGATAATAATTTCATTGGTGAGGTAAGTAATCTCCAATTGTTTGAGATGGTTAAAAGGCGGATTCCTGTAATAAACAGAACGTTTTTTGCAGTAATTATTGAATTGGCTAAAAATGATCCTGATTTATGGAGTATAGATAACTCACCCTTATTTTATTCTTGGCTTAGGAACACTAGTGAATTCTTTAATGCTCCCCCACAATTATGGTTTACCCCTGAAGAGGAAACAAAAGGTAGGCGACTCCTGCAGGATATGGGTATTGAGCCTGATAAGCCTTTTGTATGTTTTCATAATAGAGATAGTGCGTATTTGGACTACTTGAACTCTAAAGT
Encoded proteins:
- a CDS encoding sugar nucleotide-binding protein produces the protein MRILVIGASSFIGREVYFYAKQQGHCVLGTRYSSKDDELLYFDLFTHDIEDVIPDWFVSVKESLYCIICSAIPKIDKCKMNLELSEMLNVTKTIKTVDSLSRMGFKVVFLSSEAVFDGEKGYYNENDRVNPVNEYGKQKVKVETHILSFYPKHLIFRLSMVVSSKVAKGHLFYDWYNNIEKKLPIKCIRGQIFSPTDVEDVAKGILIALEKDLEGVYHLSNPEFFLRDELARLFILQSRLNVMIDVLDMEKFKFFDKRTLKTYLDGSKFTNRTGFCFNSISNIMHNFWSNTTGKKLIKED